The Zea mays cultivar B73 chromosome 7, Zm-B73-REFERENCE-NAM-5.0, whole genome shotgun sequence DNA segment ATCAACGTTTATGGTGCGGCTCAGGATAATAGGAAAGAGAACTTTCTTAGAGAACTGCCGGTTTTCTGTTCTAATAACAGATATCCTATGTTGGTTGGGGGAGACTTCAATGTTCTAAGATGGGAAAAAAGACAAAAACAAACCGGGAGGAAATAATAGATGGAGTTTCCTTTTCAATGATATCATTGCTCAGTATAATCTTATAGAATTGGACCTCATGGGTAGACTCTACATGTGGTCCAACAACAGAGAGCCCCCCACCTTTGAAAAATTGGACAGAATTTTGGTTAGTCCCGATTGGGATCTAACTTATATTAATGTGATGGTTAGTCTTAAACAGATCATTTTTGGATAACGTTCCCCTCTGTCTGAGTACAGGTGGGATGAGTGTTCCGAAAAAGGATTTTAGGTATGAGCTTTGTTGGATTAAAAGACAAGAGTTCAAACAGATTGTGGAGAGTAACTGGAAATCCCCAGTCAAAAACGAGAACAGTTTGGAGATATGGAAGGGGAAAGTGAAAAGACTTTAAAAAAAGCTGAAAGGGTGGAACCTAAATTTTGAAGGAGTACAAAAAATCCAAAAAATACCTAACTcaaaaaattaatgagttaaaaaTAAAGAATGAAAACCAGCACCTGTCCCCCTCAGAGGCGCCATTTAGGGGGTAGGATCACTCTGCTGAACAGCAGCCTTTCGAACGTTCCTTTATACATGCTCTCCCTGTATTCTGCCCCTAAGTCTGATTAAAAAACTTGATATTTACAGAAAAAAGATTATTGTGGCAGGGGGGTCAATTGACCAAAAAATACCACTTAACGGATTGGGACACGGTGTGTCTCCCTGAAGATCAAGGGGGTTTGGGTGTGATTGACTTGGAAAAAATGAATATTGGCCTCCTTGCCAAGTGGATTTGGAAGTTAGAAACCTCAGATGGGATTTGGCAGAATATCGTTAGGTCGAAATACAGTTAAGGGAAAACCTCTTATTATGGTAGAGAAAAAGCAAGATGATTTGTATTTTTGGAAAGGTCTGCTGAAAGTTAAAGATACTGTTTACAAGTTCTGTAGAAAAAAGATAGGCAATGGTAACCAAACTAGCTTTTGGAATGATACCTGGCTGGGAGATTCCCCCCTGGCAACTCAATTCTATTTAGCTTAACCTTTGACAAAAACATTACAGTGAACAGAGTTCTTAGATCCAACCTTTCTGCTTTAAAATTTAGGAGAAGATTAGTTGGTGAAATCTGGGACTCATTTTGAATCCCTTAAACTGTTATGTGGGTCCTAAAGACTGAGAGAAGAGGACTCGGCTCTGTGTACTTTAGGCAAAGCAGGCTTCTCTGTAAAATCTCTTTACAAACAGATTAGAAGCATTGCAACAAAAGTCCCTTTCAATTTCTTGTGGAAAGTTAACATACCTCAAAAGATCAAAATTTTCCTCTGGTTGGTCGTTAACAACAAAATTCTAACAAAAAGCAATCTGAAAAAAAAAAAAACTGGAAAGGAAGTTGTGTGTGTTGTTTCTGTGGGGTTTTTGAATAACCTGATCACTTGTTCTTCAAATGCTCTGTGGCTAAATTCATCTGGAGAATTGTACAGGTTGCCCTGAACCTGAAGTCTGTTCCAAGGAGCCACACAGACCTGTACTCGTTGGTTGGACGGCTTTAGTAAGAAGCACAGAAATTTGATGATTGTGGGAGCAGGGGCGGTTCTCTGGTCCATTTGGGAAATCAGAAATGATGCTTGTTTCAATAATAAGTTGATTAGTGAGCCTTTTGAGTTTTGACATTGTTTTCTTATGTTGTCATTGGTTGGACTAATGGTCGATTTTGCAGAAAAAAAATGGGAAAAGAGACCCTGGAGGGAGGAAGCCGTCTAGTCAGAAGGACGGCAAGGGAGGTGTTTGATCGAGCTAAAGGCTGGGCGCCGAATACCAAGAGAATTCTTGGATGAGTGGCGCGGGGAAGATGTTGTTGACTGGCGCGACATTCGTCATCATCTGCTGGAGCATTTCTGAGAGCGCTGCTGGAAAAATTTGGTTGCTGGGTCTTAACTGCATCTTAGCTGATCTGGAGCTTCGTCTCCTAACAGCTTGTAAATTTGTAATAATCTAGATGGCCTATCTCTGCTTGTATGTTTCAGCGTTGATAATGTTAAACTCTAGACCAGTCTTAGCATTTGGTTCCTTTTGCTATTTTGGTTGAACTGGCGGTTTAGGATTAAATCTTGCTTTTGCCTGGTCCTTGTAAGACAGTATGAATGTGGTTCATTTCTTAATGAAATGGGGGGCATGGCCCTTTCGGTCAAAAAAAGAGAATGCAATGGTATATTTAGAAGTAAATTGTACCCTGAAGTTCAGATTTATACATTGAACCTGATATTATGTAAAAAGAATGATCCCAAGCAATTAGCACAGCGAGTTATTGTAATTTGTAAGGATTGACAAAAGTAAACTCATTAAAATCATGTTTATCCATGTAGAGTATAACATGTAAACAGGGCGCACTAGTCAGTTCGCTCAACATGTTCTATTCAGTGTACCACCAAACTACCATTTCTTACAAAGCAAGCAAGGGTAGACATCACATCAGGTTTCTAGTCAGATCAAGGTAAAAGCTAAAATGCTGCAGATGGGTAAATAGGGGTTTTATGCTGCAACGATCCTAACAAAATAATGGAAGAAACAATTAAAGAAAACCAGAAGGGAAGGAGCAAACTGTTTGAAACGGATGCGGTGGAATGTCACTGTTGCCCCTGGTCCAATGCCAACAGTAAAATGTTTGTTTGAGTATCCACGGATATATACCTGCAAAGGATTGCCATGAAATGAAATATCAAACTAACAACTACCCACTTAATAAAAAAATAACCTGGATATTTACCGCATGATTATTATCAGCAATATGGATACATAGACTGTACTTCTCATTACCAGGAATGCATCTTTCCCACTTACAGACAAGTGAATGTATATTTTCTACTTTTCCCTGTACTGATATTAATAAATCTCCATGAACCACTTCTTTAGTTTTGAAGTCAGCGGACACAGAAGCATCTTTAGGCATCATAATATCAACACATGATGACACACTTAAAACTTCACTGGAGGAAACACACAGCCCATTCAATACATGACATACGGTGTTATAATCTTCCATCTTTTTGCTTATTGCCTCATAAGAAAAATCCAAATGAAAATAAGAATTACGGTAGAAGTCATTCCAAGGCTGAACTAATCTTAGCTCATCATCGACCATATTTCTGGAAAATATCTCATCCATCTTCATTGAAGTAACTCCAATAGATTGATCCCCAATTGACCCCTTGATGTTTATATTACCACCAATGGTAATGGCGAAGCTCCAAAGTCTATCTTGAGCATCAATCGAGACTTTACCACCTTGCAAACATCCACAGTTTCCCATGGTGCAAGTAAAACTTCGACTGGGACATTGGAGAATATAGGAACCATTGATTCGCGGTAACTGCATATTGATGCGGTTATGTAGAATTTAGAGATCTAGCTATAGAAACACGGCTAAATGTGCATGTGACAATGAAATTAGTAGAAAGTAGGTTTCATCATCAAAATTATACCTGATATTTCTTAAAAATTCCTGCCTCGAACTCCAACAAGATCCTTGAGTATTCTTTTCTTAGTACAATAGGTTCATTTAGAACAGTACCTTCTGATCCAGAGGCATAGGTAGACACCAGAGTACCACAAAGGTTGGTGCTGCCAAAGCTTAGCGAACATGGAATATTGCATGATTTTGCCACAGAGGCTTCAGAATTACCTAGTAAAGTAGAGTGTGACATTATAAAGCCCTCAGCATGCTCAAGAAATTCGCCTTGCCCAATAAACTTCAAAACATATGGAAGTATTACAGCTTCAGCATACAGGCTAGACCCTGGCATGTTTGAACATTGAATCTGAAATGGCAAATCAAAAACATAGACACTATTTAGGGGCATGACTATGCTAAAAAGGTCAAGATTATTAATATATGAGAAATGACTCACGTTGCTATTCACAGGAAATATGTGGGACAACTTCAGCAAGTGAAACAACCTGATCCTATAATTAATATAAGAAGGAATACACGAGGAAGGGCCAATATGAATTAATTGCCTCCATTGAACTATAACATAAATATTGAGGTGATGCAATCTTTTTTTGTAAGGAAGCTtctgaaacacagctttacaggaTAGGGCATCAGCAACATCATAATGATCTATGTAAGCCATCGGGCCTTCAAGAGCTAGTTTGTAATTGACAATCTGAATGGCAAAATGAAAACAAGATAACAATTGTTTAATATATACAGACATTAGATAAAACGGCAGCTTTACTGTTATGCGAATTTTCTTTATCATACAGCAGAAGATAACCTAAGTATACCAAACATCACCGGATTGGTGAAGATGTCgacgaactgcagcgtggtggggacgctgagaactcgAACATCACCGGCGGCGACACGCTCGTGGacaaagtgcaggtcgatctccacgtgcttcgtgcgctgatgttgcacgggattggtggagaggtagaccgcgctgacatTGTAGACAGTAGACGAGGGCAGCCCACTAGAGAGACGTAAACAACACTCTAACACCCCCCCCCCCGGTAGTCTCTCAACTCTATCATGTACAGATGTTGAAACTGGAGCGAAACTCGGCGAAAACACTCGACGgcaaccccttggtgaagatgtcggcgaactgcggCGTAGTGGGAACGCTGAGAACCCAAACGTCACCGGCGGCGACACGCTCGCgaacgaagtgcaggtcgatctccacgtgcttcgtgcgctgatgttgCGGGTCGTGGTTAGGGGCACTAGAGCTTGGAAGGGCCAGCAACCAGCCGTGCTGCGGCCTATGGGACTTGGAAGGAACCACGAGGCACAGCGCAGGAAGCTAGCAAGGCTAGAAGGGGCGGCCAACAGTGGGGAATTGAGAGCGTTAGGCGTGGGGTACATGATGTTAGCATGGTTTTTAAAGAGGTAACGCGGTCCAAGGCGTTGGAgcaccgcctggacgcctaggcgaggtaggcgggcaaggcacctaggcgttagaccacctcccggacgcctaggcgacgTCTTAAGAACAGAGGATGTTAGGGTTTGTTCTttgctatgtaatatgggttaggcTAAAAATATACACTATGGGTCGATTTCGAATATCCAAAGAATAATCCGCGGGTGGAAGGTAATATCCTAATACGTGCCCGCTCAACTTCGGATCGGATTCGGGTCTGACCCACGGGTCAAAACAGGTATCCGTACCTAGCTCCGTCGGGTcggatatccgacggatatccaAATCCGCGGGTCAAATTGCCATCCCTACCTCCGAGTGCCTGGAGGATCATCCATGCCATCGAGGAAGAAGCCAAGTTGTGGTGCTTGGCTGGGGCAGCAGAGCTCAGGAAGATTTGGCCATAGCTGTTTTGTTCTTTGAGCAAAGTAGCGTTGTTTTTCTTCTAATATCATGGCTCCCTTCCTGTATTTTCGTTTTTGGCCACCATACACCGGTGTTTCGGCTGTGTTGGTCCCCTTTGGACCGTTCTCTtgatctcttcttaatataataatgTATAATTCTCCTGCGCGTTTGAGAAAAAAAGTAGAAATATTGCACAGTAACATATGGTAATTACCTCATATATGTCATGCAAGCTCTCATTAGGCGGGAGATCAGGTATAAAAACATCTATACATCCAGTGGAATCAACCAACTGCAGTCTCCCTGACAGCGGAGAAGTCTGAAGACAGAAAGAACACAGGCATTTCAAAATGTACCTTGATCAAAAGTTTTAAGAATTACGTCAGCAAGTAAAATCACTTATGTGGCTATGCAGAAAATTCATTCTCTACCCTGCACAGTGCACAATCAATGTGCAAATGAAATATTTCCAAAAAAACTCCATGTACTACTAAAATGTTTAACAGATGTCAAACTCTATGCATTCAAAATTGGCATCCAACATTCAACATATTAAGCATAAAGCAAACTAAGATTTTCACACTAATTGGCCTAATCTATTTAGCTGAACTGTCTACATGCAAGCTGTATTCAATATTAAACCTGCAAAAATAGAACCTCTAGATGCAATAATAGATGAACTAGGGCTAATGGACTATACATGTTTAGTTACAAGATAAACATCCCATCACCCATAAGAGGATTGCGAAATCAACAAATAAAACAAATTTTACTAACAAGGATTAATATTCCACCTATTAAATAAATTCAGTGACAAGGAAAACTCAGGGTTCAAAAAACTTACAAAATATTCCAGGTATCACAATTCTAGTATCTTATGACTTGATAGATGTTTTTTTAAAAGAAAACCCATTAATTTGAGGTAGATAATGCAAGAACAGAAATAACCTTGATGCTTCCCACTAATATAAAATCCAGATCTTCACTCGAAATTATTCTTTTGGTACTGCTGGTATAGGAAACCCCATCGCATAAGAAACCCTGGCTCTTGCCCACTTTTTCAGAACCGTTCCATAATTTAAGCATCGATAATATCCACAATGATTCACACTTGCAGACTAAATTAGAGAATGGTACGACCTAGTGAAGTCAATACTGAATTAGTAATGAGGATAAACCAAACTAGTTTAAAGTAAAAAATTAAAGAAGATAGTAAGATACCAGTACCAATTTGCAAGCCTCCAGTTTAGATCCAAGGCTTAAGCTACTACAGTTATGTCTGCAGAATTTTATTATTAAACTTTCCTGCACAACCAAGTTCAAGTTAATTAATTCACAAGGAAAAAGAGAGGGGCACAAGAACATTAGAAAGGGCTAATACAACAAGCATGACTAATATTAAACACTGTTGGTGAAGTTGGAAAACAATAAACAGAAATTGTAAGTACCTACATGCAGTACTTCAACTTCCAGTCTCATGACGCAGTGGCAAAGGCCACCCGTCGAAAGTGCTCCCGCACAAGGTTCGAACCCTGGGTGACGCACCAATTTGTGGCCTAGTGCCCACCTCCCTGTCACGGTTGCTGTGGCATCCCATTGGGTGACGCCTGGCCCCGGCAGGTTTCGGTAGGCCCATCTTCTTAAATATAATGTTAGGGGGACGTTGGACCCTTAatcgagtttttttttttttgtacATGGACATGCATCGCTAAAAAAACACTGCTCCCCTGCCAGTTCGAGTAAAAAAATATACTAACTAAAGATTTTCTGGGTAGTAACTTTCATATGGAATCTTGTCCAGGCATCATATTAGCTAAGTCAAGTCGCAGAGGTGTAACACGAGATATTCAAAAATTTAGTGCTTCATATCTGTCTCTGATGGGGGCAGTAAAAAAATCAAAAGTGAAAACTAGTATATGTTGGCAATTAAGGGAAATTCAAAAGCAAGGATAATTTCCTTTTGGCAGCAAACGAAACCAATTGTTAATTGCATGCAATATTTTTACCAgaagtcatatgcattgcatacaTTCAATCATATAGATACACTACTACTAAACTTGCCTGAGGTTGGCACTTTGACGTGAGAATTTTAGTAGCATAAGCATGAACCAACCCTTGCTTCTGTTGGTACCTTGCAATACATGAGTTTTAATTCAGTAAATTAGCAGCAGTTACAATGGACTGGAAGCTAATAGCTAAACCAGTCAATAAACTGTTCCAATAATGAAATATAAACTAGAAACATACATTTTGTGAACCCAAAATCTCTTTATCAGAAAATAATTTAGTAAACTTCTGTTTAAAGCATGATATCAGAAGTAACATCCTGAAAtagaagtggagaaaacaatgagCATACACTGTGACATAAAATTGTTTATTATGTCAAACATTTATCATGGTAAGTATTTTTTGTGTAAATGTATACTAGTGTATTTTCTTGTACTCTAGGGTTCTCCCTGTAAAGTGTACACATGTACTTTTGCCCTTTGGGCCCTATGGAATAGACAAGTTGTCATTTCCTCTTCATCTCTAACATGGTATAGAGCTAAGGTTACCACCAGGCCCTTGCAGCCGCCGGCCACCTCCGGCCGTGCCCGGTCGCGTCCAGCGTGCTCGCCGTTGTCGTCCGCGCACGACCTCGCCATCCCGCGCTCGTCCGTGCCCGGCCACTCGCCATAGGGCTCGCCGCTGCCGGCCACCTCCTCGTCGCTCGCCACTGCTCACGCGCTGCTGCGCCTGTCCACGCCCGGTCCCTGTCCTGTGCTCGACTCCAGTCCTTGAGTTCAGTGTGTCCCACCTCGAGTAGACTTTCCTGCTCGCTCGGCTGTTGTCCTTCCCCTCCGGCTGCTCCTATCTTGCGCTTGAGCGCGCGCTGCAGTCCTTCACCTCCCGTTGCGTCCATTGTTTCCCTACACTCCCTCAGCATGGCGGCTCCTCGTTCCGCCCCTCTTGTGCAACTTCCCTCTGTTACCTTTAATGGAACCAATTTTCGAGAGTGGTCCACTATGCTTCGTGTTTGTCTCAATAGCCACCACATTTGGGGTCACCTTACCGGTTTGTCTCCTTCTCGTCCGGTCCCGCCACGTCCTGAGGAGCCCACTGTCGgggctgatggtgttcctcctgcTCAGGTCATGGAGGATTATGCTCAGGCAGTTGAACAATACATGGCTGACTTAGCTGATTATGATGCTTGGCTTGCTGATGAGGCTCAGGCGACTCAGATTCTTCTTGGCAGTATGAAGGTGGAATTTGCCATGGATCTATCTGCTCTGCCCACCACTCAGGCGATGTGGGAGCGGGCGCAGGCTCTCTACCAGCCGAGCAACACTGCTCTCTACATCTCCACTCTGAAGCTCGCTAGCTCTATTCGTCAGCAGGACTCCTCTGTTGATGTCTTCTACCGCGAGCTGACTAATGTGTGGCGCTAGCTCGACTCGTTGGAGCATTGTCAGACTTGCCTTTGTTGTGTCCTCCAACAAGGGCACACCAGTGCTCTTCGCCTCCATGAGCTTCTCTGGCGTC contains these protein-coding regions:
- the LOC100304248 gene encoding uncharacterized protein LOC100304248, which gives rise to MPLAKADAGSRNSVGFLAEILCCGCRRCCRATPPEDAQTHMFETMKFVYFVDASSMWRPVLVWLVGRLVYISGLSKKMVSVGDKASHTILVSSAKTTMAWCPSYRGSLPLDNLPEKCGGEYAGVITGIYSQGLVVELDDTAWLLIDDQKLLPPHSLRVGAIVSVKNFRAVCLNFAWTRVVLLATCSKTCITVNCFSLVDSKIHLKTDNKGLLGTFVDSLEMPARFWMLLLISCFKQKFTKLFSDKEILGSQNKQGLVHAYATKILTSKCQPQESLIIKFCRHNCSSLSLGSKLEACKLVLVVPFSNLVCKCESLWILSMLKLWNGSEKVGKSQGFLCDGVSYTSSTKRIISSEDLDFILVGSIKTSPLSGRLQLVDSTGCIDVFIPDLPPNESLHDIYEIVNYKLALEGPMAYIDHYDVADALSCKAVFQKLPYKKRLHHLNIYVIVQWRQLIHIGPSSCIPSYINYRIRLFHLLKLSHIFPVNSNIQCSNMPGSSLYAEAVILPYVLKFIGQGEFLEHAEGFIMSHSTLLGNSEASVAKSCNIPCSLSFGSTNLCGTLVSTYASGSEGTVLNEPIVLRKEYSRILLEFEAGIFKKYQLPRINGSYILQCPSRSFTCTMGNCGCLQGGKVSIDAQDRLWSFAITIGGNINIKGSIGDQSIGVTSMKMDEIFSRNMVDDELRLVQPWNDFYRNSYFHLDFSYEAISKKMEDYNTVCHVLNGLCVSSSEVLSVSSCVDIMMPKDASVSADFKTKEVVHGDLLISVQGKVENIHSLVCKWERCIPGNEKYSLCIHIADNNHAVYIRGYSNKHFTVGIGPGATVTFHRIRFKQHGLFLTSETYIEVSSISHANLTEQSVISSPKSNLSKDGSFCTASPCLFFHQKYFTDSRPMQFHCRVATILVLVLNKSTNQGETPNVKVRLAGFILDDGSSLCCGWADDARAELLLRLQEIVHLDASVNLKLSKGGENSTKLKYTIGCCLEKMLKQHTSVTVKNCGIPPDFYCRDLDASSVSDKALSRLEDKLLKFIVLNACCKGSLVSLSIHWLSKHV